DNA sequence from the Acidiferrobacteraceae bacterium genome:
CGCAAGAGGCAGCGCTTCCAATCGTGGGGCGCAATTATGCGACCAGCGGCGCCGGTCTATCAAGCCCCCGAGCGAATCCGGTTCAGGGCCGAGCCGGCCTGGAACCAGCCGATCTGCTCCAGGGTCAGGGTATGGTGCGTCTCGATGGTGTCTACACTCCCGTCTGCGTGGTGCATTTCCACTGTTACCCCTTTTCCGGGGGCCAGGGAGTCGAGGGCACGGAAGCTCAGGCGGTCATCCCGTCGGATCTTGTCGTAGTCCCCGGAATCGGCAAAGGTCAGGGGCAAAATCCCCTGTTTTTTCAGGTTAGTCTGGTGAATTCGGGCAAAACTGCGGGCAAGGACCACGCGCGCGCCGAGGTACCGTGGGCTCATGGCCGCGTGTTCCCGGGAGCTGCCCTCGCCCAGGTTTTCATCCCCGATCACCACCCAGCCCTGCCCGCGGGCCTTGTAGTCCCGCGCGATCTCATTCAAGGGCTGATTCTCGGCCGCGGTGAACACGTTGAATCCGGTCCCAGGCTTGTCCGAGAAGGCATTATTGGCGCCGGAATACATATTGTCGCTGATCCGGTCCAGATGGCCCCGGAATCGCAACCACGGACCGGCCGGGGAAATATGGTCGGTGGTGCACTTCCCTATCGCCTTGAGCAGCACCGGCAGGTCCTGATAGCCCGTGCTTTTGTCCACGGGCTCGAAGGGTTCCAGCAAGGCCAGGCGTTCACTGGCGGGGTCCACCTGCACGGTGACCGATGCGGAGTCGTCGGTCGGTGCTGCATAACCGCTCTCGCCGGCATCGAAGCCCCTGGCCGGGAGTTCCGGGGCCGTCGGCGGCTCCAGCTCGAAGGTGCCGCCATTTTCGGCAATGGCCTCGTGCAGGGGATCGGTGTCCAGTCGCCCGGTCAAGGCAAAGGCGGTCACGACCTCGGGGCTGGCGATGAAGGCATTGGTCCCCGGATTGCCGTCGTTGCGCTTCGGGAAATTGCGGTTGTACGAGGTCAGAATGGAATTCTGCTGCTCCTTGGCCACATCCGTTCGTTCCCATTGGCCGATACAGGGACCGCAGGCATTGGCCAGCACGGTTGCGCCAATGGCCTCGAGATCGGCCAGCAGACCGTCGCGCTCGATCGTGGCACGCACCTGCTCCGAACCCGGGGTTACAAGAAACGGCACCTTCGCCGTGAGGCCATGCTCGCGGGCCTGGCGCGCGATGTGGGCCGCACGGCCGATGTCCTCATAGGATGAATTGGTGCAACTGCCGATAAGGGCTGCCTTGAGTTCCGCCGGGTAGCCGTCGTTTTTCACGTCCTCGCGCAGCCGGGACACGGGTCGGACAAGGTCCGGTGTGTGGGGACCGACCACGTGGGGCTCCAGGGTCGACAGATCGATTTCCACGATCTCGTCGTAGTATTCCTCCGGTTTCGCCAGCACCTCGTCGTCCGCGCGCAGATGTTCCGCAACGCCCTCGGCCAGATCCGCAATCGTGGAACGCTCCGTTGCCCGCAGGTAGTCGGCCATGCGCCGGTCGAAGGGGAACACGGACGTTGTTGCACCCAGCTCGGCACCCATATTCGTTACCGTGGCCTTGGCCGTGCAACTGAGCGCCTCGGTGCCGGGACCGAAATATTCGATGATGCGGTTGGTGCCCCCCTTGACGGTCAACAGGCCTGCGAGCTTGAGGATCACATCCTTGCCGCTGGTCCAGCCGCTGGGGGCCCCGGTGAGCTTCACGCCCACGAGCTTGGGCCACAACACTTCCCAGGGCATGCCCACCATGACATCGACCGCGTCAGCACCACCGACGCCAATGGCCAGCATACCCAGGCCGCCGGCGTTGGGTGTATGCGAGTCCGTACCAATCATCAGGCCACCAGGAAACGCATAATGCTCCAGGATCACCTGGTGAATGATGCCGGAACCGGGATTCCAGAATCCCATTCCATATTTATTGGCGGCAGAAGCGAGGAACTCGTAGACCTCGTGATTGGTGTTCTCGGCCACCGCCAGGTCCTTGATCGCCCCGACCTTCGCGCGAATCAGGTGATCGCAATGCACGGTACTCGGTACCGCCACCTCGTCACGACCGGCGGTCATGAACTGCAGGATGGCCATCTGCGCGGTGGCATCCTGCATGGCCACCCGGTCAGGATGCAGGGGCGCCGTAG
Encoded proteins:
- a CDS encoding aconitate hydratase — translated: MEKYPADALAMIRSYYEQLPRRLQAIRPRVAHPLTLAEKILFAHWQEGDELPVRGETTAPLHPDRVAMQDATAQMAILQFMTAGRDEVAVPSTVHCDHLIRAKVGAIKDLAVAENTNHEVYEFLASAANKYGMGFWNPGSGIIHQVILEHYAFPGGLMIGTDSHTPNAGGLGMLAIGVGGADAVDVMVGMPWEVLWPKLVGVKLTGAPSGWTSGKDVILKLAGLLTVKGGTNRIIEYFGPGTEALSCTAKATVTNMGAELGATTSVFPFDRRMADYLRATERSTIADLAEGVAEHLRADDEVLAKPEEYYDEIVEIDLSTLEPHVVGPHTPDLVRPVSRLREDVKNDGYPAELKAALIGSCTNSSYEDIGRAAHIARQAREHGLTAKVPFLVTPGSEQVRATIERDGLLADLEAIGATVLANACGPCIGQWERTDVAKEQQNSILTSYNRNFPKRNDGNPGTNAFIASPEVVTAFALTGRLDTDPLHEAIAENGGTFELEPPTAPELPARGFDAGESGYAAPTDDSASVTVQVDPASERLALLEPFEPVDKSTGYQDLPVLLKAIGKCTTDHISPAGPWLRFRGHLDRISDNMYSGANNAFSDKPGTGFNVFTAAENQPLNEIARDYKARGQGWVVIGDENLGEGSSREHAAMSPRYLGARVVLARSFARIHQTNLKKQGILPLTFADSGDYDKIRRDDRLSFRALDSLAPGKGVTVEMHHADGSVDTIETHHTLTLEQIGWFQAGSALNRIRSGA